The stretch of DNA GTACGACCGCGTGGCCAAAACGCTTTATTTCGCGCTTTTCGCCTAGAGCCTTCGTGAACGCCTGGCCGAGAGTTATTCCGCAATCTTCCACCGTGTGGTGAAAGTCCACTTCGGTATCGCCGGTTGCCTTCAATTCGATATCGAAAAAACCGTGATGAGCAAGCTGGTTCAGCATATGATCGAAAAACGGTATCGTCGTGCTGATGTCGGCCTTGCCACTGCCGTCGATCTTGAGGCTTGCGGTTATATCCGTCTCCTTGGTTTTCCGCTCTATGCTGGCACTTCCCATAATTAAGATATGATATCTCTTTTTATCACTATAAAGAAGGTAAAATCCCCAAGCGAGTCTGAAACTTTTTTACAGGGGAAACTATTCTCTTCATCTCACCGCATTTGTCAGAGAAGGAATTCCACAGTATCGTTTGAGCCTTTTCCAGTAACCTTCATCGAAGGGAGACCCTCTTTACTCCACTTATCCAGGTTTGATCCCGACAGGCGAAGCGATATCATCCTGTCCCCCTCCAGCACGCGGCTCTTTCCCCCTTTTACAAAAATAATAATATGTGCGGACGGAGAGCGAGGAAGCATCGTTTCATCAATCCCCAAGTCCCTTAGCCCCTTTTCCCAGTAATCTGTCAAAGTATTTTTACCCGGTGCCTTTCGCGAGAGGTATGCATGCTCCCCTTTTTTCATATTTTCCATCTTGTCGAGAAGCGCCTTACTGCCGGCGAACATCTCGTTGTCATCCTTGAAACATTCACCTTTGAACCCTCCCCCCTGTTCAAAGACGGCGACATAACCCCCTTTAACGGTTTCAGGGCAGACGACATACTCCTCATTCCACCTGATTTTCGCCAGCGCGTCTCTTGTAGTGGTGTTATACCCCCCTTTGTATGTTGCATACCGTTTGAGCGGCGAACTCTCCAGCTCAATGGCGTTTTGTATTCTGGAGCCGTGGAGGAGTTCATCGGCTGGATGAAAAAGGAAAATGCCGGCCTGACCAGCCAGCGCGGAAAGATCTCCATACGAGAGATTTTTCAACTCATCGAGAAGCTCCATGCCTAGAGCCTCCTTCAATTTTATTTTGCGGCCTGATAGCCCCTTTTCCAAAAGACCGGGCCAGGCATCACGAGACTTGAGCGACTGCATGTATACCGGAAACGCGATTTCATGCCTCCCCGCATAAACGGCGTTTCGCGCCAGCTCCATCCGTAAGGCAAACCCGACCTTTCCGCATATGGGACAATCACCCGTTATCTCCCCTTCCAGCGTCTCTTTCGGCTGTACCTTGAAGATGGAGGATACATTTAAAAGGGAGATATAATGCTCCACTGCGGCACTGAAATTGCCGGTGTCATACGCGGTCTGAATCAGTCCTTCCAGCGCGTCTATTCTTACGGGATCTTTTCTGTTTGCCTCCAGATACGCTTTATAGGCCTTATCGTTGTCACCGGCCAGCTTATACCACCGCCCCATATCGAGGTTCGAGGTGAAAAGTGATTGGTTCAATTTTCTTCCAAACATCGCCCTGTCGATATATCTTGCGGGGAGGTCCCCTGCATTGATCCCTCTTCTATTTATCTCCTCCACAGCGGCATAGGGATGCAGAAGGAGCGCCCTCTCATGTAATTCATACCTTGCGTGCAAATCTTCTATCTTTTCAGCCTGCGCCAGGTACCACAGTGAAAGCTCCCTGTTCGATACAGTAACTGTGAATTCGGGTATAACCTCATCCTTTTTTGTCTGCGCACCGGAGATCTGTGCAATATACTTAATATCCCATTCGAGGTACCAGTTGTCGTTTACCTTTATCCAGTACTCTTCGTCCGGCAGTTCAAGGGTGGCACCATCACCGAGGGCGAACATCTGGATATCGGTTTTGGAAGATACCTTCGCGCGGCTCTTGTCATCCGAAAGTGAAATACTTTCTATGCGAAATGAAACATATCGGGGTATGTATTCCTTTTTAAATGGATCATCGCTTGCGACCTCCCCTTTTCCGCCGTGATCTGCGCCGTTTTTCTGAACACTTGCCACGCCGGCTCCGAGATGCGGCTGTGCGACAAAATCATTCAAGGATATCTTTGCTCGAATTTCGGGGGAGAACATACCGTATATCCCCTTCCAGTCGCTCTTCATTTTTGCTTCGTAAAGAGCTGTCTGCCGCGCGGTCAGCGTGAGAACGTTCTTCCTGTCATGTTTGCCGACCCTTGCCGTGCCAGACTCCGTTGGAGCAAGCAACATAATCGTTGACAGGAAAAAGATTATTGCGCCTTTCAAATATGCTTCCTCCAAATCTGGTAATAGGCTACCCGGCCCGCGTAGCTGTAATTATCTGCAATCCAATTTACGAAAAGCGGCGCATAGACATTGAGTTTACGCTCCTCGTTGTTGTCGATAGCGAGATCCACAAGGACTATGAGATTCGGTTTGTCCTCATCAAGCGCTTTCACAAGCTCCCTTTCCTCACTTTTATCTTTTAGCGTACCAGGAAGGAGCCAGTCATATCCCGACGGGTTGTCCCTGTCGGCAAGGTAATAGATCAGCGGATTCAAAGGAACCGAAAATATCTTGTCACCAGGTCTGGTTTCTGTGTCTATCCAGTCAACAAGAGCGTTTACAATGGCGACATCGTTTTTAGGCGCATAGATGCCGGCAGCCCGTCCCTTTTGCATTCTGGTCTCGTTTGACTGAACCGCCCCAATGGAACCAGCATAAAAACCGTTTGCGAGATTAAGATCGGCCATATACAGAAAGAAAACGACGACGATGCCAGATAGCGCAAAAGCCCTTCCATTTGCAGGTTTGATCCTGTCAACAAGGATATTGGCGACAATAGGCGCCGCTATGAAAAAGAGCGGCAGGCATCGAATGAGATTATCGAAGCCCGCGCGGCCTATTACTACCCCAAGCGCGGCAAACTGAAGATAGCCGAGGAGGAGATATCTTTCGCTCATTCGTGTGTTTTTCCGATATGAAACAATACCGAGATATACCAGGAATGCCGATGTGAATATCGGGAGATAGAAAAGGAGATTTTCAAGGAAGGCGAAAAGGCCGAATTCTCTCCCCTGATACCCTTCGAACAAAGATGGAAAAGAATTTCCCCAGATACCGACCTCTACTGACATCCGCTGAAAAAGGTATGAGCCGTATTTTACGGCAATCATGGTGAGTAACGCCGCGCCTGAGACAACCGTTATCCAAAATTCATTTTTCCCGTCTTCAAATCTTTTCCAAAGGACAAATGAATACGCGGGCAAAAGGATGAAAAAGACCTCAACCTTGAAAAGATATACAGAAATTAGCCCTGCTATGAGCCAGGGGTAATTACTTTTGGACTCCAGAAATTTAAGCAAGGCGAACGCATTCAGCAAAAACACGAAGCCGTAAAACCGCTGATAATAGACAGCCGGCGCTGAAACCGACAGGAGAACCGCCGCAACAAGAAATCCGCCGGAGATGAAACGCCTGGCGATATGGTACGTGAGGAAAGGCAACAATGCGGTAAGAAAAGCAAACGCGTACCGTACATTTATCATCTCCATTCCGAATAAACGGTATACGGCTTCGACAATTATGTATCTCCCCTCCGGATACCCCATAAAATCGGTCATCACTTTCTGGCCATTCATGTAGCGTATCGCCCCGTAATAAAGGGCGCCTTCGTCCCAAAGGTTAAGTCCGTACCTGCAAAAGGAGATGAAATAAATGGATGAAAAAAGAAAAACCAAAAGTCCGACAGCGCCCGGCCCAGATTTCAGCATCCGGCCCACCTCACTTTCAGTTGATAACGAGTTTCCCAGCCTCTTTGGCGGAATCTGAAGCCGGCGCAAGAGTTAATGCGGACTTGAACTCAGCGTTGGCCCCTTTTTTGTCACCCTTGCCGAGCAGAACCTTCCCTTTTAAAAGATGGAGGTCGGCAAGACCTTCTTTCTCGGTTTTCTGGATGATCGCGAATGCTTTTTCAATATGACCTAGCGAGGCTTCGAAATCTTTTTTCGCGTAGGCAAGTTTCCCAAGATAGTAGTAAAATCCCTTTTGATCCTTAGGTGAAATCACAAGGCCGTCCAGCAGTGTTGAAATTGCATAGTCCAGCTCCTTGTTCGCTTCCAGGCAGAGCTCGGCAATATCGACGCGTGCCACGGAAAATTCCGGATTCAATTCAATCGCCCTTCTAAAGGAGTGAATGGAATTCGGAAAATCCTTCTTCTTCTGGTAGAACTTTCCTATCCAGTAGTGAGTGAATGAGATTCCCGGATCGAGAGCGAGAGCATTATCGAGGTGTTTCTTCGCTTCGTCTATTTTCCCCGTCAACATGTACATCTGCCCGAGGCTCAGATGCACATAGGCGTATTTGTCATTCAGTTCCAGCGACTTCAAATAATATTTTTCTGCCTCTTCCCACCTGTTCTGTTCATCGGCCCATCTTCCGAGGTAGTTATAGGCGATGGCGGATTTTGGATTAATCGAAAGAGCCTTATCAAGAGCCTGCTTGGCCCGGGCGTATGCGCGGACATTGACATTGTTAATGCCAAGATTTTCCCACGCCCGTTCGGAACCGGATTCCAGTTCGACCCATTTCTCGGAATATCTTATGACGTCATCGCTCCTGTTCATCTCCGTACAGA from Nitrospinota bacterium encodes:
- a CDS encoding tetratricopeptide repeat protein produces the protein MNISKTAFLFFILFLASCTASEEQRKSDSEIYLQIANEYLTAGSYDKAVNETDNAIKAYPQNWGAYFLKAEILGTAGRYPEAFAAIEATGSEFPKELEHVREHWRGVVNFHQGNLPEASSHFEKSLELKPDYVDSVIILIQVCTEMNRSDDVIRYSEKWVELESGSERAWENLGINNVNVRAYARAKQALDKALSINPKSAIAYNYLGRWADEQNRWEEAEKYYLKSLELNDKYAYVHLSLGQMYMLTGKIDEAKKHLDNALALDPGISFTHYWIGKFYQKKKDFPNSIHSFRRAIELNPEFSVARVDIAELCLEANKELDYAISTLLDGLVISPKDQKGFYYYLGKLAYAKKDFEASLGHIEKAFAIIQKTEKEGLADLHLLKGKVLLGKGDKKGANAEFKSALTLAPASDSAKEAGKLVIN